CCCCCACATCTGACTTGCTCCCTGTTTTCTGACTCGGCTTCTGTTTGACTCTATGATTTACTTTCTCTCCCATCCCTGAATTTCTGTGGGTCTCTGTCTCAGCCTTCCTCTGGGGCCGGCACAGGGGCAGTGTGAACCTTCCATCTGCGTGTGGGCCGGCCGGCCGGTGGCCCCTGCTCCTGGCCCTTGGCCTGGGCCTCTGCCAGCTTGGGTGGTCTCCCTGGCTGAGGCCCCACCACCCCAGTGGGGAGGTGACTAAGGTGACAGTTTTGGAAAAGAGCCTACAGGCCTCAAAGGCAGAGCAGAGCTGAGAGGGAAGAGGGCGCTGATGAAGCCAGGGTTGCGGGAGGATGGCACACTGCTCTTTCAAGTTCAGGAGCAGGGGGTGCTGTTGGGGGACATGAAGAGCGACTGGGGCGCACTGGGGGGCTCTCTGAGCTATTATATAATAAAGGCTGAGAAGGAAGTCAAGTTCTGGAGAAAAACAGGTCTTGGGTGAAATAAAGGTGGGTTTCAGGGATAGGTTGTGATAGAAAGTTCTTTTCAGTGTCTAACCTCAATCCCACCTGCTGCAGACCCAACTCTTTCCATCTGTTTATTTCTTGCCTCTTCAGAATTCATGCGAGGCCTAAAGCGAAAGCGAGTGCAAGAGGTGcttgtgaggggcagagaggctctCTCCTCAGCCGGTGAGGCCACCAGAGTGTCCCCCCGCCACCCCAATCACCTGATAGCTCCCCAGTCCTTGGCAAGTCCCAGAGACCAAGCTGCCGGCAGTGGTAGCTTCAGGCCATTTAGACAATCTTCCTTTcacaggtttatttattattcttttcccacctctccaccccttccccaccagctgcttaaaatattttttcaaacagaaaaatgCAACCACAGCTGGAAACCAACCCTAAAGTTAGTGGAGAACGTGGGAGCTGCCAGGGAAAATTGCTGGAGTTCAGGCGGGGCTGTGAGAGGAAGGGCCCCAGCCACGGAGACGGCCAGCTCTGCCGGGGCCCCAGCGGTGGGGCTGCGGACGAGGGGAGAGGGCACGCGGGTCCCATCATCGTTCCACAGCCTGCGAGGACCCGCTGTGGGTGGGACCCTCCCCTCAAGGAGTTGTGGGAGGAGGTTCGCCCAGACACAAACATGTCAGTGACGACAACAGCATCCGCTGAGCGTTTCCTACACAAGGTCCCAGCCTAAGCACTTCACATGCATCGCCTCATTCAAAGCCCTATCAGCCCCGCAAGGAAGGTATTACTGTGGCCTCCAgcttgcagaggaggaaactggggcacacagaagttaagaaacttgcaTACCGCCATAGGACTGGTAAACGgtggagttgggctctgtgcccaggcAGTCCAGAATCCAAGCTCTCAGCCACCGCGCTAGGCTGCCTCCATAGGATCACGCAAGGGGTgaggcaaccccccccccccaccccaccaaaccCGGAGAGAAGTATAAACAAATTAACATGAGAAttcacagaagagagagagggtcccTGGCAGAGGGTCAGGAGAGAAGTGCTTCATGGCGGAAGTAAAATTAGCACTGCTTCTGGAAGGAGAGCGGGAATTGAGGGCCCGTGCTCTGTGGCTGGGACAGAACCGTaatagagaaaactgaggcacgagCAGAGGCAGAAATAGGACCCAAGAGGCCCCGCTCCCAACGTCTGGCCCCCACCACTTGAGAGACTGTCTTCACAGCGGCCCAGTGCTCAGAGGGAGGGATGCACAGGCAGGCCAGGCAGCCATTGTGGACGGTGACTCAGATCCATGCTCCATTTCTCCAGCACCTTCTGCTGCTTCTCACCTCCTCTGACACCTCCCTTGCCTTCCCAGTTCTCTCACTCCTACTGTTTGTACTGCCCCCTACAAACCTACCCATAAGGAGGAGTGAAAGACCAAACAACCCATAAGGAGGAGTGAAAGACCGCTGGAAGGTCAAGCGGCCAGAGATGGTGTGGTGTTCATATGCCAGCTGTGTGACATGAGGCaaatcacttcacttctctgagccacaGATGCCCCATCCATCAAATGATGATGTTGAAACCCAGCCTGACACATAACAGATACTCAATAAGTTACTTTTTTTAAGCCAGGAAACCTCCTAAGAaggccaaaaaccaaaaaaccctttATAATATAAACCTTTGGTGCCGTTTAATTTGGATAAAAATCACAAGCTGTCTTGGTTGGGATGGACGGCCCACTAGAGTGGCCACACAGCCATGTGGCCCAAAGACCCCAAGAGATAGGGTGGCGGGTCACTGGACTGGCCCCTGCTCCATGCCCCGCCTCTATTTGTCACTGTGACCTTTACCAGGTTACTTGGCATCTCCGGGCCTCAGTTCTCTCTCTGGATCCGTCTGGTGTGCTGCCTTTCAGATCCGAAAGCCCCATGAGCTCAGAGTACTGGGTACTCTCCTCTATGCCTAAGGACTCTCCATGGAATGACCAGCTGGGTGGAGGCTCAAAGCCAACCCAGAGATGGTGACATGCTGCCAGGACACAGGTCTGGCTATTCTCCTATATACCTTCAACCACAAGCTTCGAAGGACCAGTTGATAGAGAATCATCATCACGGTGATAGCTGTGATTTGTCGAATGCTTACTACCTGACAGGCACTCTTCCAAGAGGCTTTCGTGGAATAacttattctattattttaacaGCATTAcgtgtgaggaaactgagggacagAAATGGTTGAGGTcggtgcccaaggtcacatagctaatgaGGGCCTGAGCCAGGATTCCCATGCAGACGGTCTGGCTCCAGAAGCCACTGGAAGGATGCCGGTGCCGGGCTTCcgtggaggagaggggagcacctggagggcagggactatGTCCTGTTCGTCACTGTCTCCCAGGGCACTGACTCCCTGAAAGATTGGGTTGCATTTGGCTGGCCTGGGGTAGAGCAGGAAGGCAAAGGTGTGAGTTCTAACGAGTTGCTGATGTCCAGGAGTTTGTGCCAACTATCTCGCCCCACGCCTGTGATATGAAGTCCTCTGAGCCCATTCCCAGCTCTGAACCAATTTGATCCCATCCATAGCTGCCTGCTGCAAGCACCAAGGTGGGCCTTTAAGGCTGAGTTTCAGGGAGAAGAGAACTTCCAGTGTGGAAGCCCCGCGTCCTGGGCCTCCCACGCCCCCTGGCGGAAGGAACAGAGCTGGGCACAGGCCTCGGCTGCCACCTAAGTCCAGCCTTCCCTCCTCTCTACTCcccttctgtcctctctcctcttgcCTCTAGTCATTCATCCTGACTGCACGTCTAGTGGGCACCGCGCACATGACATGAGATGGGGGCACAGAATGTATCCTGTGGCTGTGACACTATCCCTGCCCtgaggtgccccccccccccattcagtCAACtcactcaacaaaatatttatggagctcCTACTCCCTGCCAGGCTTTCTTCTAGGCTCCAGGGACACCAACCCCGCCCTCAGGGAAAGCACAGGTGCTAGAGAAGAGTCCACCAGACAGATGTGGTGACAGCTGTCCTGACACTGGGCAGTGTGTGTACGGGAATGGCAGGAGATAGGTTTTCAGGGAAGATCTCAGAGTGACATCTGGGCTGGGCTTGGAGGGTTGTATACGATCTCTCTGGGTGCAGGAAATGGGgtgtggagtggggtggggcagggagaaaggaataTCCTATACAGAGAGGGCAGAACGAGCAAGCACGTAAAGCGCCAGCATGTTTAGGAAGCTGCAAATAGTCTTCTGAGGTCAGAGTGTGTGGTTAGTGGCAAGAGagcagcaggagaggagaaagggccTTGCGAGATGTGGAAGGGTTTGGGTCTTTTCCTGCAGCCTGGGAGGAGCCTCTGAAGCTTTTAAGAAACAGGATGATATGACCCATTTGCATTTGATTAAAGGACCGCGAGGCTAGACCGCTGCCCCAATGGAGTGTGGACGAAGCGCTGGAAGGTCAAGCGGCCAGAGATGGTGTGGTGTTCATATGCCAGCTGTGTGACATGAGGCaaatcacttcacttctctgagccacaGATGCCCCATCCATCAAATGATGATGTTGAAACCCAGCCTGACACATAACAGATACTCAATAAGTTACTTTTTTTAAGCCAGGAAACCTCCTAAGAAGGCCATCGCATTTCCTAGGCAAAGGGTGCAGAGGACCTGAATTCAACCGCTGACTATCGATGGAGGGAAGACACCTATTTCAGACAGTTGACTTCTGGGATGGGATTGAGAATGGACTCGGCTTTTCTAACATTCTCTTGGAGTTTACCTCTGCCATCTGTCCTCGGGCTCGGCCCCATGGCTCCCCCTTCCTATCATCCCCTGCCCGTGGTTTTCGCTGCCTGCTTTGTAAAGGGTGTCAGTTCATTCACTGCCTGTCCTTTTTCCATTCGTCTGGCTGGGTCTCAGACAGAGGCTGCTGAGTCCAGAGGCTCTGCTGGCTGAGGCCCCAGGCACGGTGCCCAGCACAGCAGCACACGCAGACAAGAGTTTAATGGCAGTTTCTGACAACAGTCAGGTGTGAATCTGTTTGGCCGCCAGGTTTGTCCCTGCGGCTGGCACAGGAGGTGGCAGTGCTAGGGGAGGTTGACCAGGAAGACTGGCTGACTGCTGCCGGGTTTCATGGAACATTCATTGAGGAGTTAAAATGCAGCAAGCCCACCCTTGGCCTACCCGTTAGGCAGATTTCCCGGCCTAGGCAACTTCTCCCATGGCCTGAGGGTGCCAGCTCCCGACACAGTTCCCATTCAGGGGCCCAGAACTTCTAGGCGAGGGTACCTAGGGGTGGCAATTCCTGGACGGGGTGGAGGCCATGTGGTTTACATTACATGTGCATTGCACGCACACTGACATGACCCAGAGTGTGTGTTCCTCTGAGGTTGCCAGCAGTAGAGGGGGACTTTGGGCATCTACTAAGGCCCAAGGCCCTCACAGCCATCACAGGGACCTTGGGGACAGTGGCTAACCGTGTTCAGGGGCCAGGTATTCATCTCCCCAATCTGTAAGTCCCACTACGAGAGAGTCTGGTTCTCGTGTTTGTTTTAAGATGTTAGTTGGTGTTTTGGTTTGCCTTGTATTTCTCTCCCGCATTCCAAGGAGATAACAGTCCTTTGGGTTTCTTTGATTTCTGTGGGGTAGAAATATTCTTCAAAGATCGTTTTAAGAAAACTCCCTGAACTGTCTTCATTCAATAGCTCAGCTCCTCAGAGAGATAATCCCAGGTATTCCTGAAGTGCCattgaggagagaggggaaaacacgGGGACAGCAGGGAGAGATGCAGCCCacagcaggcagggaagggggcctCCGACGGGCCAGCCTGCTGGCAGGTACAAGAGGATTTGAGACCTCTGCCCTGGCATCGCTGTGGGGAATGGCTGCGTTGTGTACTGGGCATGCCCGCCCCTGGGACCCAGCTCTGCCAGCCCAGGCAACGATTCCCAGGCCCCAGGAAAGCTGTCACATCACCCAAACCGGGGGCCTGTGGCTCTCTGCACAAGGAAGAGAGAACGTGACACGGTGGCCTGCTTCCGGGGCTCTAAGAAACAAGGGCCGATTCTTTCACTTACTGGGTGTCACTTAACCTCAAGCAAGTTCTCCCAAGCGAGGAATAGATAAAGGGAACAGAATCAAGACCTTGCAGAGTACTTCCAGCTCTAAACCCTCAGCTTCCACGTCAGCGCAGAGGGAGGTCAACATAGTCTTAAAACACTGCCCTGCACAGTCCTGTCCCCGCGTGTGAGGGGGAAGGTGTGCAGCCTAGCAGAGCCGGCTCAGGTCTCTACTGCCCTCGGCCTGTGAGGCCAGGGGTACCTAGTGCACATGGAGAAATTGAGGAGCCTGGGAGTGCAGGGATCCCCGGACGGCCCCACTCGGCCCCGGCCCACCCGGAGAGCCCCAGTGAGCTCATGTCTGCAGTAACCTCACTGCTCATAACCGGGATGGTGAGACAAACCTGGAATCCAGGCAAAGGTGAGAAGTGATGGGTGTCTTCTCAGGAATGTGCTGCCCAATTAAACCTGCCTCCCGGATGGTGCAGGCGGATGCTGGGACTACTCCCCCAGGCAGTGCTGGCCAGCCTCCAGGCTGAGCCATTCTGCAAGCATTTGTTGAGAGCCTACTATGCACCAGGTGTCgagctgggtgctggggagacaAGGAGATGGAACAGCCATACTGGAGAGTGTAGGCTATCCGTCCCAAACACACTTTCGGAAGCAGACTGCCTGAAAGCCTCAGGGGTTCTGCTGGTTAAGTTCCAAGGCCCCCTTCACAGTCCCCACCAATCCAAAGCCCTTTTTTTCCTCACTACAGGCCCAAGCGCTTAGcctgttccctttccttttcagaGCATCCACAGCCCTCCACCATCCTCTGGCCTCCACTTCTTCTTAAGCGGGTATGAACCAGGCCGCTGCCTCTTCACCTTCCTGGCGCCCCGGACAAGCCTGGACCCTCTGAAACATCCGTCTGTAGTGTGGACATAAGTCCTTGGCAGGGATCCAACAGAGGCCTCAAGGTGAGGCAACACCCATGTGACTAAAGGATGGGCTCATTCCCCAGGTGAATTCTCTGTCAGAAGTGGGTCCTCGGACAAGAAAGCTGAACTTGGAAGAGAGGCCTCAGACAGGAAAGAGGTCTCCCTCTAAGAgcagactttattattttttttaatgcttatttatttttgagacagagagagacagagcttgaacgggggagggtcagagagaggaagacacagaatccgaagcaggctccaggctccgagctgtcagcacagagcccgacgcggggctcgaactcacgtaccgtgagatcatgacccgagccaaagtcggatgcccaaccgactgagccacccaggcgcccctaagagcaGACTTTAGAACTAGAGGCTAGAAACCTAAGAGTGGCCTACATAATGTGTGATTAAAGCAGCCAGACTGCTTGTGTTAAAATCCAGGCTTTGTCTgtctgtatctttattttttaggattGTATCCCACTGTGAGAGGCACCCCCCAAAAACACAATTTTGGTGGGGAGTggttatttttctcatgtaacaAGAAGTCAAAGATAGGTAGTCCAGGGCCTGAGTGTGGCTCCAAATGCCATAGGAACCCAGGTTCCTCTTATGCTTCTACCCAGCCTTCCGTAGCATGCATTTCTTGCCTCacggtcacaagatggctgccccATCTCCAACATCAAACCGAAATTGCAAACTGGAAGAAGAAGGTCAAAGGACCAGTTAAGTCTCCATCCCTTATCAGGAGCTTTCTAGCAAGTGCCACACAACCCTTGCCTATATCTCATTGGCTCAAGCTGTGTCACGTGGCAAGACAGGTggggaaatgtattttttaattgagcatATTGTTGCCCCAAACAAAATCAGATTtgtataaagaatataaattggtatagAGATTGCAAAGAGAGAGATGATGACCAGATTTCAGGAAGGAGAAGGTATGGGCTAGAGGTAGAAAAGAGTAACAATGCCTCCTTGCTGAGATTAAGGTTCTGATTAAGATTCTTtgcttgaccaaactttagtcaggctCCTAAAACTTCTCCTAGGCCCTTCTGTGTGCTTATCGTAGAATGCAGTATGAGCAAGAACTCTGGACCCTGGATACCTGAGCATTCTCCACCATCCCCCAGGTGACATCTGATCATCCTGGCCtgtcttcagcaagaatcctgttaggtcGGTTTAGCCAGAATTCTCCCTACccctgatgtttcctcttagtaattttccatctgCTGACCACCCACCCTGCTCCTTGCCTATGAATTCCTACTTGCCCATGTTGTATTCAGAGCTGCACCCaatctcttccccaccccctcaatgCAAGTCCCCATCGCAGCCGTCCCTACACCCATAGCCATGCCCCCCCCTTTAGTAAAGTCTGCCTCACTGTCTTTAAACAAGTGTCatttactatttccttctttaGCACTTCTTACTCTAAAGGCTCAGTGGATCGGCTGTGACCAGCAGTTGAGCAGGTAGCAGGACAGCAGAAGGGGCACCAGCGTTCCCTAGAGCATAAAGGAAGAGTTATGGAGGTGGCAGAGACTTTGGAGGTCGCCAGCTTCACTCTCCATTGCCAAGCAGGCCCTTCATCTGTCGGGTTCAcaatctctcctctcccccagcagCGTCGTCAGCAACGTCACTTAATGTCTGTCCTCACTTTCTTCTGCTGCAGGCTAAGAGTGTGTGCAAAGAAACCCACTCGTTAAAAAGCGTTCTCTAACCCCTTCTGCGCATGCCTTTTTGTGTACTGATGACTAGGTAAGGGGAGGACTAAGCCGGAATGGGGGCAAGTTCCGTGTCTTCTGCATCTCTGCACCCTCTGCGTCCACACAGCCCTCGGACCCAAACGATAGTTGAGAATGGCTTTGGCCGCCGCCGGCTCCTTCCTCGTCCCTCGGCAGAGACACGCGGCTCCGGAAACTTGACTCAGGCCCTTCCTGGCGTTTCTGGGACACTCTGGAGTATCGCCGGCTCTCCCCGGCCGCCTCGCGTCGGCCGAGCGGGGCACCGCTCTCTGCCGCCCTCTGCCGGCGCCACAGTTGGGTTGGGAAGAGCGCACGCGCGAGCGCACGCCAgcgtccctcccccccccccccccgcacggTTTGCCCTTCGGCGCGTGCGCGGCGAGTGCTGGCAGTACGGAGGACCGAAGAGGCAGGTAAACCTGCTGGAGCGGGCAGGTGGCGGTGGGTGCGGCCCAGAGAGGAGCTGCCGGGAGTCGGCGCGCTGCAGGTCCGGGGACGCCGGCGTTCGCTCCCGTCTGGGCGACCCTGGTGGGCTCGCAGCGTCACTCAGCCGGGGGGCGTGACCTGAGCCCGCCTCCCGGGGCTGGGAGTGGAGGGGGATGGGGATCTCTAAGGCCTGTTACTGATTTGGTGCCTGTTGTTTGTCCGGGAAGGTTTTCTCGAGGAGAGCGCAGAGTTTGCGAATAGCGGGCAGGAAGGGGCGAGGCTGGGACCAGGTGGGAGCTGGGGTGCCCCGAGTCCACAGGCAGTGAGGAGCTGGGCAGGTTGGTGGAGGGAGCTCTTGTTTCTCTGGCTTTATGGGGCGGGTGGCAGCGGTTGAGGAACATTGCTACAAAATGACGATCCTGGTAGAAATCGTGCAGGTGTTTGAAATCCCAGGACGGCAATTTggtctctttttttgtgtgttttcacttttctgaCAGAGGCAATTCCTTCTCTCCGGGCTCAGCGTGGCCACTAACATGCGCTCACTTGCCTCTTTACGTCTCAGGACATGATACAAGTGGCACATTCGGGCCATGGGGTCCCAGCATTCCACCTCTGCTCGCCCCTCTTACTGCAAGCAAAAGAGAGATGACAGGGAGGATTTGCTGGCCGAAAGGGAGCAGGAAGAAGCCATTGCTCAGTTCCCATATGTGGAGTTCACAGGTCGAGATAGCATCACCTGTCTCACGTGCCAGGGGACAGGCTACATTCCAACAGGTGAGCATCTTTGGCAATCGGGGGAAGGATTCCCAAGGTACCCACAGGGCTGCTTCTGCCGCCCAGACAGAGCTTCTCTTCTGGGCAGTGGTGCCATAGTCATAGTGCCCTGAACAGAAGCCAATTTGATAAATTTGGGTAGGTTGCACAACTTTTGTTGGTCTCCTTATATCTGAAAGCCTCTCTTGACTTCCActcttttgttctttgtgtcCTTGGTTTGGAACATGCAGTTGGCTCTACGTTGTGGGATTTGTTGACAGGCACGTTTCTTTATTGCTCTCACTTGTGAGGCCTGGCACAGCTTTTCAGGGGAGCCATCTTGGAAGCGTCTTTTCAAGAAAGTAGATAGTAAATCATTAACGGCCTAAGGTCTGGAAAGTATTTCAAGCGGGGAGAGAAAAACACATGCTCAGGAGGGGAGCCTTGATTAAGTGTAGGATCATCTGTCAGTAAATTGGTCCTCAGAAGGTCTTCGCAATTTAGATGGAGAGTCACGGATGTTTACAGCTGGTAAGAACCTTAGAAACCATCTACTCCAAAGCCTTCATGTGACACATGAGGAGACAGCAGCCTAGAGAGGAAATGACTTCCCCAGGGCCATTTGCCAGCTCAAGGCCATGCAGTAAAACTAGAACAAGATCTAGATGTCTCAACCTCCATGTCACTGCCCTGGTAAGATCGATAGATGTTTTGTAATTTGTGGCACAGTCTGTGGATTTACTGGTTTCTTGTTCCTTAGACCCAAAATGTGGAACTAGTATAGAAATGTCTAATTCCAGGCAAACCTCTGTTGTGACAGGTTCGTTTGTGACGTAAAGGAGAGTATCACGAGCACATGGgatttattttaccaaaataattgTTTGGTTCTTTCCTAGAACAAGTAAACGAGTTGGTGGCTTTGATCCCACACAGTGATCAGAGATTGCGCCCTCAGAGAACGTGAGTCACGTGTCTCTCCTATTAATACCTACTTCTGTCCTCCTGTCCCTAGTCCCATATATGTATGAGTGCCAgctactttttgaaaaattttatctgTTCTTGTAAATTCCCCATTTCCTTTAATACTGTCTGCTCGAGCAGTATTAAAGACGGGGACTGCTCTGCCCCGTCACAGTCTGGGGAAGGACCACTGCTAGAAACATTCTGAGGGCCAAGTGAAAGAGTTGACCTGGAAGGCATTGGAGAACAGGGGTATCCTGGGAGGTGAGGAACTGTTTCTGTCCTCCGAGCTCCTCCCTTCAGCTTCTGTTTCCAGATGACGGGTGGCATGCAAATGAGTTTTTAAAGGCTTCTCCCATTGCACTCATTCTTGCCTGGTTTGTTGTTCCTGGCTCTTTGTACTTTCCTTTTCCCCTCATCCCTGGTTTTGCATTTAATCTTGACTGATTGGACCTTGATATCTGACTGCCCGGGCCGATCATGTGCTGTGTCATTTGCAGTAAGCAGTACGTCCTCCTGTCTGTCCTGCTCTGTCTCCTGGCATCTGGTTTGGtggttttcttcctgtttccacaTTCAGTCCTTGTCGATGATGACGGCATCAAAGTGGTGAAAGTCACCTTTAATAAGCAGGACTCCCTTGTAATCCTCGCCATCACGGTAAGACTTAGGGCCTTGCTTCCCAGATTGTGCACCTACAAGTCTTGGACCCAAGACACTCATACTTGTTTCCTCCCTCACCCTGATGCAGGCCACCCTGAAAATCAGGAATTCCAATTTCTACCCTGTGGCAGTGACCAGCCTGTCCAGCCAGGTTCAGTACATGAACACAGTGGTTGGCACATACGTGACCACTAACGTCTCCCTCATTCCACCTCGGAGCGAGCAACTGGTATGCTGTTCTTTTAGGACCCTTGCTTCACAGGCTTCAGGAAAGAGTAGGGGCCGTGGGGTGCTGTAGCCTCAGGACTTTGCTTTCTGTCTTATTTCCACTGGCAGCGACTGGTTGATGAGGAAAATTTGATGTGCTCTGTAATtatgagaaataggaaaaaaaaaatcagctggcATTTGAGTGTTAGGAGAACAAAAGAATTTCTAAGAGCAAGCAGTTCGCTACAAATCGAGAAGAGGCAGTCTTATAGTCTGAAGTCTGTTGGTCTCTCGCAAGGGAAGAGGTTGCAGGCTTTGTTAGAGGGTCATGGTCTGTGTCAGGGACAATCTCGGGGAAGTATTTTGTATGTGATGGATGAATGCTCTCAAGTCTGTCGATTGCTGGTAACAGTGCTGTTCTGTGTCGAGCCTGCCTGGGCCACAGACTGACTCTGGTGTCTTATTTTCAGGTGAATTTTACTGCGAAGGCTGAGATGGGAGGACCGTTTTCCTATGTGTAGTAAGGACAGCGTTGTCtatatgtgtgctctctctggaTGGAAGGGATTCAGAATGTACTCAGTTGATTGGGGCTGGTCCTACCTTAAGTCCCAGCCTTTGGCCTGTAGGTTCCCTAAGCTTTGGCCATCTTGGGGTTTGTTTGGAGGATGTGTTATTGGCCTTCGACC
The Lynx canadensis isolate LIC74 chromosome B4, mLynCan4.pri.v2, whole genome shotgun sequence DNA segment above includes these coding regions:
- the TMEM106C gene encoding transmembrane protein 106C; this translates as MGSQHSTSARPSYCKQKRDDREDLLAEREQEEAIAQFPYVEFTGRDSITCLTCQGTGYIPTEQVNELVALIPHSDQRLRPQRTKQYVLLSVLLCLLASGLVVFFLFPHSVLVDDDGIKVVKVTFNKQDSLVILAITATLKIRNSNFYPVAVTSLSSQVQYMNTVVGTYVTTNVSLIPPRSEQLVNFTAKAEMGGPFSYVYFFCTLPGIVVHNIVIFMRTSVKISYIGHMTQSSLETHHYVDCGANSTAV